GGAAATCTGTCCTAACTGCGGAGTTCGGAACAACAAGGCCGGTTCATCAGGGCAACGGAGAACGTCCCGCACACCTTCGACACCCCACAATCCCGCACAGTACGAGACAACCGTCTCGGATACCTGGTGGTATGGGGTTGCCGGCGGAACCGCTCTTTGGGCACTGGCGTTCATCTTCGCCGGAGTGGTGGGAGACAGTCTGGGGCCGTTGGCTGGATTCGTTTTGTTAGGTGCCTGGATCGGATTGCCACTTGCCGCGTACTTCGATATACAGTATGTCCGGGCGAATGCAGAGTGGAACCCGACCACTGTCCTCTGGATGATTCTCTTGGCAATCTGGCTTGTGAACATCCTTGCCGGTGTGGTGTACCTTTATCGCCGCCACGAGGTTCTTGGCGTCCCCTGAGCCCTGCGAACTGTGGAGTTCACCGGTTTCTCGTGAACCCGGGTGAGACGTGCCAGCCTCACGGACCATCTTTCGATCCCGTGTGTGTTTTTGTGGGAGCCGCTACCAGAACATCTCCGTCGCCCGATGGCCCGTATCGTACGCATCCAGCCCCTCGCCGGTGAGCCGAGTCACCCGAAAATCGTCGTACATCGTCGTGTCGGTGTAATCCACGAACGTGATCGGCAGCACGAGCTTACCATCCCGCCGGTACAGGCTTGCGATCGCCGTGTAGACGTGTTTGTGTCGGGCGTTGCGGACGTACCCTGCGACGACGGGCTCGGTCGCCGCGTGGGCGGGGACGGCCTGTAGCGCCTCCGCAGATCGACGTGTCAGCTCGGTACAGAACAAACCAGTGTTCTCGCCGTCGGCGATCGCCCCGAAGTCGGTCGGCGACTCGAAGTACTCCCGGAGCTCGACCTGACTCATCAGCACGTTGTCCTCGACGGCTCCCGCCAGATACCGCGGCACGTCGTAGTTCGAGTACTCCCGGAACGCCGTCATGAGTTCCACGACCACGCGCTCGGGATCGGTCGGTGGCGAGCCGAGAAACTCCTCGACGACCTCGGGGTCGGCGTCGGTCCACAGGTTCCGGGACGCGCCAACCGAGTGCGCTCGGGTGTCGACCTCGCGCAGTCGGTCGAAAAACGCCTCGTAGCCCGACGGCTCGACGACGTACTCGCCCGCCCGGATCGTCTCGACATCTCGGACGAGCTCTTCGAGTGGGCTGCCGGGCAGGTCGTACTCGGCGTCGACGGCGGCCGCTTCGGCGGGCGTTGTGTCGCTCAGTGACAGGGTTTCGACGCGTTCGCCGGACGCTGAGAGAGCGAGTTCGTCGCCGGACAGCGAGATGGCGTACTCACCCAGATCGGCCCGATAGTCGTCAGCGCCGAGGCGCTCGGCGATCAACGGGCGCAGGTCCTGCTCGGTGAGGTTCGTCCCGGTGATCCGGCCGTAGCCGATGACGGTGTTGTGGGCCGCCCGACCGGTGCCGACGGCGAGCAGGCCGCCGCCGATGTACTTCAGCGCCTGCCGTCGCTCCATGGTCGGATCCATCGGATGGCCGGTACTAAGCTTTGTGTTCCCGGGTGTGTCTCCTGCTCACTCCCGGGCCAGCACCGTCTCGCCGGCCCGCACCGTCTTGCCACGCTCGACTGTGAGATCCGACCGGTCGTACTCGGGGGGCAAGAGGACGTCCGCACGAGACCCGAAGGAGATGTGACCGATCCGGTCGCCCCGCTCGATGCGCGCTCCGGCCTCGGGATAGGGGTGGATCCGCCGGGCGAAGGCACCTGCGATCAGGGTCACCGTGTGATCCTCGAAGCGCAGGTGGACCCGCTCGTTGTGATCCGACTCCTTCGAGAAGGCGGGCCGGTGTGCGCCCGGGACGTGCTCGACGTCCTCGACGACCCCGCCGAGCGGCGCGCGATTGACGTGGATGTCCCAGACGTTCATGAACACGCCGACGCGAAGCCGACCGTCCTCCTCGCGGATCACCGACACCGTCCCGTCCGCCGGCGAGACGACGCCCTCGGCGTAGGGCCGCCGGTCGGGATCACGGTAGAAATACAGCACGCCAGCCGCGAGCGCGACCAGCGTGAGACCGACCGGCGGAACGAACAGGATGCCCGGAATCGCGGCGACGAGCAACGGGACGGCGTATCTGCGCGCTCCCGATGCGAATTGCATGCATCGATGTTGGTGCGGGGGCCCTAATGAGGTTGGGGGATCCGTCGACAGCCCTCAATCCCGGGGGCGGGGTCAGTCTCGGCCGATTGGTCAGTCCCAGAACGACTGTGTTCGGGCGTACTGTCGCTCCTGTTCGAGGATGTCCCGGTAGAACTCGTCTTCGTCCTCGCGCAACCGATTGATGATCCGGGCGGCGTTGTGCGGGCCGACGCCGCGGGCAGCCAGTGCGATCACCGCCTGTTTCCCGTGGGTCTGGACCAGACTGCCGGCGCGGTAGGCCCGCTCTGTCTGGCGTTCCTGTTCGTCGTCTTTCTCCTGGGCGCGAACCGCCTGGACCACCTCGTCGGCCCACGGGTTCAGCGCGGCGACTCTGGTCGACCCACACTCGGGGCATTTGGGCTGTTCACGGACGCGCCGGACTGGCTTTTCGGTCTTCCACTCCGTGCAGTGCAGACAGAGCAGGATGACTCGATCGTCCTGAATCCGCTCGCGAACGGTGTCGATGACGCTCGCGTCGGCGTTTTCGGGCGAGAGCAGCTCGGTCCCGCTGGAGCGTCCCCCGGACCCGACCGGAGTGCGCCCGCCGACGATCTCGACATCGAGCTCCTCGCGCTGGATCGCCGCCAGCACGTCGCTCGCCGCCGCGACGTCCAGGTCCTCGTGGAACACTTCCCGGACCGCCTCGTCGTAGACCGGCGTGTCCTCCAGCGCGGCGAGCAGGCGGCCGCTGGAGACGCTCGCGTCGCCCTGCCAGCGCTTGATCCGGCCGAACTGCTCGGCGACCTGCGCCAGCCGGAATTTCAGCGTATCCGAGCGTTTGAGGCTCAACTCGATGATCGTCTCGACGTGGCCCGGGTCGGTCGTTTCGAGCACCTCGACGACGTCCGGGGCCTCGATCCGGCCGGGCGTCTCCAGCTCGATCCGGTACGGATCGACGTCCAGCGCGATCGACGAGCCGGTGCGCTGGCCCAGCAGCGAGGAGAGTACCCGGCCGAGCGTCTCGTTGGTCTGGTGGCCGAAGGGCGCGTTGACGACGATCGTCCGGCCCTCGCGTTCGATCACGAGCCTGTCGTCGGTCGGCATCGGATGCTCGGTCTCGGCGTGGCGCTCTAGCTGGGTTAGAGCGTCGCGAGCAGTGTGTTCGTCTGCCGGATACCGACGCGTGAACTCGCTCGCGACGCGCCCGGCGTCCGCGCCGCCAGCGAACTGCGGTTCGGCGACCCGGCGCATCTCGCCGACCTCGCCCGCGACTGCCCCGGGGACCGGGATCTCCTGACCGATCCAGGAGGGGACCTCGCCCGCCGGGTCCTCGATCGGCGAGACTTTGACTTCGCTTTCTTCGTCGTCGATGTCGGTGATCCGCCACATCTCGCCGCGCTGGATGAACACTTCGCCCTGCGTCGCGAAGTTGACGACGAAGCGCTCGTCGAGCGTACCGATCTGGCAGCCACTGGCCACGTCGTGGACCTCGTAGGTTTCCTCGTCGGGAATCATCGAGAGGTTCGCGTAGACGTACTGCCACGTCCCGCCGGTTTTCTCGATCCTGTCTTCGCCTTCGTCGTACCAGATGACGCGGTTGCCCGCCAGCTCCTCGACGATCGACCTGAACGTCGACTCGGTGAGTCCACGGAACGGGTAAGCCCGGCTTACGAGTTCGTAGGCGTCCTCGACTGCAATCTCCTCGTGGCCCATCGCCAGCGCGACGGTCTGGTTGGCGACCGCGTCGAGGCTCCCCTCGTGGATCGGGTGGTGCTCGACATCGCCCGTTTTCGCGCGGCGGGCGATCGCCAGCGCCTCGAACGTGTCGTCCGGGCGCGTCGTGATCACCGTCCCCGAGGAGACCTGATCGCGGCGGTGACCTGCCCTCCCGACGCGCTGGAGCAGGCGCGAAACCTGCCGAGGACTGGCGTACTGCACGACGTGATCGACGTGGCCCACGTCGATGCCCAGTTCCATCGAGGAGGTACACAGCAGGGCGTCGATATCGCCCCCTTTGAACCGGTCCTCAACGTCGATCCGGGCGT
This genomic window from Natranaeroarchaeum aerophilus contains:
- a CDS encoding zinc ribbon domain-containing protein; this translates as MSGKQKRADEVFCRSCGEPIKKRAEICPNCGVRNNKAGSSGQRRTSRTPSTPHNPAQYETTVSDTWWYGVAGGTALWALAFIFAGVVGDSLGPLAGFVLLGAWIGLPLAAYFDIQYVRANAEWNPTTVLWMILLAIWLVNILAGVVYLYRRHEVLGVP
- a CDS encoding protein sorting system archaetidylserine decarboxylase gives rise to the protein MQFASGARRYAVPLLVAAIPGILFVPPVGLTLVALAAGVLYFYRDPDRRPYAEGVVSPADGTVSVIREEDGRLRVGVFMNVWDIHVNRAPLGGVVEDVEHVPGAHRPAFSKESDHNERVHLRFEDHTVTLIAGAFARRIHPYPEAGARIERGDRIGHISFGSRADVLLPPEYDRSDLTVERGKTVRAGETVLARE
- a CDS encoding DEAD/DEAH box helicase, producing MTGGEVVPDSAAFTHLGEQVRAALSERGFSTPTEPQRRAIPPLAAGENGLVIAPTGTGKTETAMLPVFDAIAQRRAETPTEAGDPYSGFAALYITPLRALNRDMRERLEWWGEQLDVSVDVRHGDTTDYQRSKQAENPPDVLVTTPETLQAMFTGSKLRVGLESIDHVVIDEVHELAASKRGAQLAIAMERLREVAGEFQRIGLSATVGDPDAIADFLTGGRERAIRSVDVGSRIELDVETPEITPIDERLAGELMTNESVASHVRRIVELVEAHESTLIFVNTRQTAEALGSRFKTLGPDGEVRALDTDVSIGVHHGSLSKDARIDVEDRFKGGDIDALLCTSSMELGIDVGHVDHVVQYASPRQVSRLLQRVGRAGHRRDQVSSGTVITTRPDDTFEALAIARRAKTGDVEHHPIHEGSLDAVANQTVALAMGHEEIAVEDAYELVSRAYPFRGLTESTFRSIVEELAGNRVIWYDEGEDRIEKTGGTWQYVYANLSMIPDEETYEVHDVASGCQIGTLDERFVVNFATQGEVFIQRGEMWRITDIDDEESEVKVSPIEDPAGEVPSWIGQEIPVPGAVAGEVGEMRRVAEPQFAGGADAGRVASEFTRRYPADEHTARDALTQLERHAETEHPMPTDDRLVIEREGRTIVVNAPFGHQTNETLGRVLSSLLGQRTGSSIALDVDPYRIELETPGRIEAPDVVEVLETTDPGHVETIIELSLKRSDTLKFRLAQVAEQFGRIKRWQGDASVSSGRLLAALEDTPVYDEAVREVFHEDLDVAAASDVLAAIQREELDVEIVGGRTPVGSGGRSSGTELLSPENADASVIDTVRERIQDDRVILLCLHCTEWKTEKPVRRVREQPKCPECGSTRVAALNPWADEVVQAVRAQEKDDEQERQTERAYRAGSLVQTHGKQAVIALAARGVGPHNAARIINRLREDEDEFYRDILEQERQYARTQSFWD